Proteins encoded in a region of the Pseudomonas syringae KCTC 12500 genome:
- a CDS encoding thioesterase family protein gives MPALTTYTTRVQPDWVDYNGHLRDAFYLLIFSYATDGLMEALGLDSDNREASGHSLFTLELHLNYLHEVKLGAEVEVHTQLIAHDAKRLHLYHSLHLVGDEMELAGNEQMLLHVDLAGPHATMFTKATKERLDAMSAGQSELPRPKLLGRVIGLHAGK, from the coding sequence ATGCCTGCACTGACCACCTACACCACCCGAGTCCAACCCGACTGGGTCGACTACAACGGCCACCTTCGTGACGCGTTCTACCTGCTGATATTCAGCTATGCCACTGACGGGCTGATGGAAGCCCTGGGGCTGGATAGCGATAACCGCGAAGCCAGCGGCCACTCGCTGTTCACTCTGGAACTGCACCTCAATTACCTGCACGAAGTGAAACTCGGCGCCGAGGTTGAGGTGCATACCCAACTGATCGCCCACGACGCCAAGCGCCTACATCTCTATCACAGCTTGCATTTGGTAGGCGATGAGATGGAACTGGCTGGCAATGAGCAGATGCTGTTGCACGTAGACCTGGCAGGCCCGCATGCAACGATGTTCACCAAGGCAACGAAGGAAAGACTTGACGCTATGAGCGCTGGGCAGTCAGAGCTGCCGAGGCCCAAGCTCCTTGGCCGGGTGATTGGGTTGCACGCTGGAAAATAA
- a CDS encoding L-carnitine dehydrogenase — translation MSFITEIKTFAALGSGVIGSGWVSRALAHGLDVVAWDPAPGAEAALRKRVANAWGALEQQGLVPGASQTRLRFVATIEECVSDADFIQESAPERLELKLDLHSRISAAARPNVLIGSSTSGLLPSDFYESSAHPERCVVGHPFNPVYLLPLVEVVGGKNTAPEAIQAAIKVYESLGMRPLHVRKEVPGFIADRLLEALWREALHLVNDGVATTGEIDDAIRFGAGLRWSFMGTFLTYTLAGGDAGMRHFMTQFGPALQLPWTYLPAPELTGKLIDDVVDGTTDQLGKHSISALERYRDDCLLAVMEAVKTTKARHGMSFAE, via the coding sequence ATGAGCTTTATCACCGAAATCAAAACCTTCGCCGCTCTTGGCAGCGGCGTCATCGGCAGTGGCTGGGTATCCCGCGCCCTCGCCCATGGCCTGGATGTGGTCGCCTGGGACCCCGCGCCCGGCGCCGAAGCAGCGTTGCGTAAACGTGTCGCCAATGCCTGGGGCGCCCTGGAGCAACAGGGCCTGGTACCCGGCGCATCCCAAACTCGCCTGCGCTTCGTGGCCACCATTGAGGAATGTGTCAGCGACGCCGACTTCATTCAGGAAAGCGCCCCGGAACGCCTGGAACTGAAACTGGATCTGCACAGCAGGATCAGCGCGGCGGCCAGGCCGAATGTGTTAATTGGCTCGAGTACGTCAGGCCTGTTGCCAAGTGACTTCTACGAAAGCTCCGCGCACCCCGAGCGCTGCGTGGTCGGTCACCCGTTCAATCCGGTGTACCTGCTGCCGTTGGTGGAAGTGGTGGGCGGCAAAAATACTGCTCCGGAGGCCATTCAGGCGGCGATCAAGGTCTATGAATCCCTCGGTATGCGCCCGCTGCATGTGCGCAAGGAAGTCCCCGGCTTTATCGCTGACCGCTTGCTCGAAGCGCTATGGCGCGAGGCGCTGCACCTGGTCAATGACGGCGTGGCGACCACCGGCGAAATCGATGATGCGATCCGCTTCGGTGCCGGGTTGCGCTGGTCGTTCATGGGCACCTTTCTCACCTATACATTGGCGGGTGGCGATGCGGGCATGCGCCACTTCATGACTCAGTTCGGCCCGGCGTTGCAGTTGCCATGGACCTACCTGCCGGCACCGGAACTGACCGGCAAACTGATCGACGATGTGGTCGACGGCACCACTGATCAGCTGGGTAAACACAGTATTTCGGCGTTGGAGCGCTACCGTGACGATTGCTTGCTCGCCGTGATGGAGGCGGTGAAGACTACCAAGGCCAGGCATGGCATGAGCTTTGCAGAATGA
- a CDS encoding MFS transporter, with protein MTGFICIVTETLPAGLLPQIADGLEVSASFAGQMVTVYALGSLLAAIPLTIATQSWRRRTVLLVTIIGFLVFNSVTALSSNYGLTLIARFFAGVSAGLAWSLIAGYARRMVVPQLQGRALAVAMVGTPVALSLGVPLGTWLGGFMGWRMAFGLMSGMTVMLIIWALVKVPDYPGKSSSQRMALRQVFFTPGVRSVLGVVFTWMLAHNLLYTYVAPFVSAAGLANNVDLVLLAFGVAALAGIWVTGRLVDRHLRKTVLASLATFAAVSVFFGVFSGSATAIYIGAFIWGLTFGGAATLLQTALADSAGEGADVALSMNVVVWNSAIAGGGLLGGVLLGHWGAGSFPWVLLMLLLLSLLIALRARAHGFARGSRLDREHVLAG; from the coding sequence ATGACGGGGTTCATCTGCATCGTCACCGAGACCTTGCCGGCAGGTTTGTTGCCGCAGATCGCCGACGGGTTGGAGGTGTCCGCATCGTTTGCAGGGCAGATGGTGACTGTTTATGCGTTGGGTTCATTGCTGGCCGCCATTCCGCTGACGATCGCCACGCAAAGCTGGCGGCGCAGAACGGTATTGCTGGTGACGATTATCGGCTTTCTGGTGTTCAACAGCGTCACTGCATTGTCGTCCAATTATGGACTGACCCTGATCGCAAGGTTTTTCGCAGGCGTCTCGGCGGGTCTGGCGTGGAGCCTCATCGCCGGTTATGCACGGCGCATGGTGGTCCCGCAACTGCAAGGCCGCGCATTGGCCGTGGCGATGGTCGGTACGCCCGTTGCCTTGTCGCTGGGCGTGCCTCTGGGAACCTGGCTTGGCGGCTTCATGGGCTGGCGCATGGCGTTTGGCCTGATGTCCGGGATGACCGTGATGTTGATCATCTGGGCGCTGGTCAAAGTGCCGGACTATCCCGGCAAGTCCTCCTCACAGCGCATGGCGTTACGTCAGGTCTTTTTCACGCCCGGCGTACGCTCGGTGCTGGGCGTGGTTTTCACCTGGATGCTGGCTCATAACCTGCTTTACACCTACGTCGCTCCATTCGTTTCCGCGGCGGGGCTGGCGAATAATGTGGACCTGGTATTGCTGGCATTCGGGGTCGCCGCACTGGCGGGCATCTGGGTTACGGGACGGTTGGTTGATCGCCATCTGCGCAAGACAGTGCTTGCCAGCCTGGCAACCTTCGCAGCGGTGTCAGTGTTCTTCGGCGTGTTTTCCGGCTCTGCAACGGCCATTTACATCGGCGCTTTTATCTGGGGCCTGACCTTCGGCGGTGCCGCCACGCTGCTGCAAACCGCGCTCGCCGATTCGGCAGGCGAGGGTGCAGATGTGGCGCTTTCCATGAACGTCGTGGTCTGGAACAGCGCCATCGCAGGCGGAGGGTTACTGGGTGGCGTGTTGCTTGGCCACTGGGGAGCAGGTTCCTTTCCTTGGGTCTTGTTGATGCTTTTGCTGCTGAGCCTGTTGATCGCACTGCGCGCACGTGCTCATGGGTTTGCACGGGGTAGCCGGCTGGACCGGGAACATGTTTTGGCTGGGTGA
- a CDS encoding purine-cytosine permease family protein, with product MTTSSPSQSAGQLETRGIEPVPENECNGHPLQLFWVWFAANISILGLPLGATLVAFQGLAIWQAIIVAILGAAGSFAVVGVISIAGRRGRAPSLTLSRAIFGVRGNIGPTLVSLMSRLGWETVNTTTAAFVLLSLFAILFGTPVEAKNSPGLTLVFIALFVLLTLTVSGLGHATLLVIQKWATYLFGALNLVVGGFLLTHIDWSLVFDAPAAPLSAMIIGVGTMAAGTGIGWANAGADMSRYQHASVKATRLVASAAFGAGIPLVLLITLGGLLSVGNDHLASATDPIIAIREMLPTWMAVPYLITAFGGLLLSNNLSVYSAGLTTLTLGLKVKRVHAVIVDIIAIFAGSIYFMLIADSFYGPFITFISMLAVPITAWVGIFVVDLLHRHIYSPKDLLDQTPNSAYWYRGGVEWRALGSWALAIVLGFSFTTVATTPEHVLFKGFLADSWLGHNGLGWIVTFIVAGGLYALLGGARDRRIAPKEAAHAR from the coding sequence ATGACTACATCGTCCCCCTCTCAAAGTGCGGGTCAGCTGGAAACCCGCGGCATCGAGCCGGTTCCTGAAAACGAGTGCAACGGCCACCCGCTGCAACTGTTCTGGGTCTGGTTCGCCGCGAATATCAGCATCCTGGGCTTGCCGCTTGGCGCCACCCTGGTAGCGTTCCAGGGGCTGGCCATCTGGCAGGCAATTATCGTCGCCATCCTCGGTGCCGCCGGCTCGTTCGCCGTGGTGGGCGTCATATCCATTGCCGGGCGCCGCGGGAGGGCACCGAGCCTGACGCTGTCCCGGGCCATCTTCGGGGTGCGAGGCAATATCGGGCCCACGCTGGTTTCGCTGATGTCGCGTCTGGGCTGGGAAACGGTCAACACCACCACCGCCGCGTTTGTCCTGCTGTCACTGTTCGCGATCCTTTTCGGCACCCCCGTGGAAGCGAAAAACTCGCCTGGCCTGACCCTGGTGTTCATCGCCTTGTTCGTGCTGCTGACCCTGACCGTCTCGGGCCTGGGCCATGCCACCTTGCTGGTCATCCAGAAATGGGCGACTTACCTGTTTGGCGCTCTGAACCTGGTGGTCGGTGGCTTTCTACTCACCCACATCGACTGGAGCCTGGTCTTCGACGCGCCGGCAGCGCCACTGAGTGCGATGATAATCGGCGTCGGCACCATGGCCGCAGGCACCGGTATCGGTTGGGCCAACGCGGGCGCCGACATGTCGCGCTATCAGCACGCCAGCGTTAAGGCCACTCGACTGGTGGCCTCGGCAGCGTTTGGCGCGGGGATACCACTGGTCTTGCTGATCACTCTCGGCGGCCTGTTGTCGGTGGGCAACGATCATCTGGCGTCAGCCACCGACCCGATCATCGCCATTCGCGAGATGTTGCCCACCTGGATGGCCGTGCCCTATCTGATCACTGCGTTCGGCGGCCTGCTGCTGTCCAACAACCTGTCGGTCTACTCGGCCGGCCTGACCACTTTGACCCTAGGGCTGAAGGTCAAGCGAGTACACGCAGTCATCGTCGATATCATCGCGATCTTTGCCGGTTCGATCTATTTCATGCTGATCGCCGACAGCTTCTACGGCCCCTTCATTACGTTCATTTCGATGTTGGCGGTGCCCATTACCGCGTGGGTCGGCATCTTTGTCGTCGACCTGCTGCACCGCCACATCTACTCCCCAAAAGACCTGCTGGACCAGACCCCAAACAGCGCCTACTGGTACCGCGGCGGCGTCGAATGGCGCGCGCTGGGCTCGTGGGCATTGGCAATCGTGCTTGGCTTCAGCTTCACCACCGTGGCCACCACCCCGGAGCATGTGCTGTTCAAGGGCTTCCTTGCCGATTCCTGGCTGGGTCATAACGGCCTGGGCTGGATCGTGACCTTCATTGTCGCCGGTGGCCTGTATGCGCTGCTCGGCGGGGCACGTGATCGCCGTATCGCTCCCAAAGAGGCTGCCCATGCCCGCTAA
- a CDS encoding helix-turn-helix domain-containing protein, whose translation MLDLSFSKPGEIVKRLCDRLRTERLALNMTQADLAGRAGIGTNTVSNLEAGRNVGFENVVRVAMALGRTKELEGLFLPKLDSIEDIRRYENSANRLRTKRKSGDV comes from the coding sequence ATGTTGGATTTAAGCTTCAGCAAGCCCGGTGAGATCGTTAAGCGCCTTTGTGACCGCCTGCGCACAGAGCGTCTTGCGTTGAATATGACACAAGCCGACCTCGCCGGGCGTGCCGGCATCGGCACAAATACGGTCTCCAACCTCGAAGCCGGACGCAATGTCGGATTCGAGAACGTCGTGCGGGTGGCTATGGCTCTTGGCCGAACCAAGGAACTCGAAGGCCTGTTTCTGCCAAAGCTGGACAGCATCGAAGACATTCGACGCTACGAAAACAGCGCCAATCGTCTCCGTACAAAGAGGAAGTCCGGCGATGTTTGA
- a CDS encoding ADP-ribosylglycohydrolase family protein: MSATFLQDRGLGAFYGLALGDALGMPTQSLPRALILQRYGRISTLIGADADQPIAPNMPAGAITDDTEQAILVAQLLVAGGGSIDPTALAHSLIEWEAAMKAKGSYDLLGPSTKRAIEMILDGHSPEEAGRFGTTNGAAMRITPVGIAGDVSNREAFMALVVQACQVTHNTTLGISSAAAVAAVVSAGINGAPLAEALETGAEVALTAERHGHWVAGGRIAARIQWAKALCADCTDEQLADRVHDVIGTSVASQESVVAAFTLAHRVASSQLSPFDAVCMAASLGGDTDTIAAILGAMLGACNGMHAWPAALIEQIDAVNTLDLAPLVEQLLALRTG; encoded by the coding sequence ATGAGCGCAACCTTTCTGCAAGACCGAGGCCTGGGGGCCTTTTATGGCCTGGCCTTGGGCGACGCCTTGGGCATGCCGACGCAGTCGCTGCCGCGCGCGTTGATCCTGCAACGCTATGGCCGTATCAGTACGCTGATCGGCGCCGATGCCGACCAGCCGATCGCACCCAACATGCCGGCCGGCGCTATCACCGATGACACCGAGCAGGCCATCCTGGTGGCACAGTTGCTGGTGGCCGGCGGCGGCAGCATCGACCCGACAGCCCTGGCCCACAGCCTGATCGAGTGGGAAGCCGCGATGAAAGCCAAGGGCTCCTACGACCTGCTGGGGCCATCGACCAAGCGCGCGATTGAAATGATCCTTGACGGCCATAGCCCTGAAGAGGCCGGCCGCTTCGGCACCACCAATGGCGCGGCAATGCGTATCACCCCGGTGGGCATCGCGGGCGACGTGAGCAACCGCGAGGCCTTCATGGCGCTGGTGGTGCAAGCCTGTCAGGTGACCCATAACACCACGCTGGGCATCTCCAGCGCGGCGGCGGTCGCGGCCGTGGTGTCCGCCGGGATCAATGGCGCGCCCTTGGCCGAAGCTCTGGAGACAGGCGCCGAGGTGGCCCTGACTGCCGAACGCCATGGCCATTGGGTTGCGGGTGGGCGTATCGCCGCGCGCATTCAATGGGCCAAGGCACTGTGCGCCGACTGCACAGACGAACAGCTGGCCGACCGGGTGCACGATGTGATTGGCACCTCGGTCGCCTCACAGGAATCAGTGGTCGCTGCGTTCACCCTCGCCCACCGCGTGGCGAGCAGCCAGCTCAGTCCGTTCGATGCGGTGTGCATGGCGGCCAGCCTGGGCGGCGACACCGACACAATTGCCGCCATTCTCGGCGCCATGCTGGGCGCCTGCAACGGCATGCACGCCTGGCCGGCGGCGTTGATTGAGCAAATTGATGCGGTCAACACGCTCGATCTCGCGCCTTTGGTCGAACAGCTGCTGGCCCTGCGCACCGGTTGA
- a CDS encoding GntR family transcriptional regulator — protein MYMTRQVRFDKKTQVINELIRRIESGQMSSGALLPGENLLAQEFNVSRGTLREALSELKRRNFIATQTGVGSIVTYDGFSLDQRAGWAQALADTGAGVRTEILRLVAVERPDMEVRLGTSSLVALDRRRIAADGSIVSLERALIPAVDGLENLPQNGLLEQSLTVTMAAHGFIGDKGDQWIGAGPLNRDDAVLLAREPGTVFLKAVRTTFDRRERFMEHVESLLDPVHFRLHLAFGSST, from the coding sequence ATGTACATGACTAGACAGGTTCGATTCGACAAGAAAACCCAGGTGATCAATGAGCTGATCCGCCGTATCGAAAGCGGCCAGATGAGCTCCGGTGCCCTGCTTCCCGGGGAAAATCTCCTGGCCCAGGAATTCAACGTCAGCCGCGGCACGCTGCGCGAAGCGTTGTCCGAGCTCAAGCGGCGTAACTTCATTGCCACCCAGACCGGTGTGGGTTCGATCGTCACCTACGACGGTTTCAGTCTGGACCAGCGTGCCGGCTGGGCCCAGGCCCTGGCCGACACGGGTGCTGGCGTGCGTACGGAAATCCTGCGTCTGGTAGCGGTGGAACGGCCCGACATGGAGGTGCGCCTCGGCACTTCCAGCCTGGTGGCGCTGGACCGCCGACGTATCGCCGCCGATGGCAGTATCGTTTCCCTCGAGCGCGCCTTGATCCCGGCGGTCGATGGCCTGGAAAACCTGCCGCAAAACGGCCTGCTGGAACAGTCACTGACGGTGACCATGGCCGCCCACGGTTTCATTGGCGACAAGGGCGACCAATGGATCGGCGCAGGGCCTCTGAACCGTGATGACGCCGTGCTGCTGGCACGCGAGCCCGGCACGGTGTTTCTCAAGGCCGTGCGCACCACATTTGACCGCCGTGAACGTTTTATGGAGCACGTGGAGAGCCTGTTGGACCCCGTGCATTTTCGCCTTCACCTCGCCTTCGGATCGTCCACATGA
- a CDS encoding 3-keto-5-aminohexanoate cleavage protein has translation MNHDVIITCALTGAGDTTARSPHVPVTPKQIATAAVEAAKAGATVVHCHVRDPHTGKFSRDVALYREVMERIREADIDIIVNLTAGMGGDLEIGDGEHPMEFGANTDLVGPMTRLAHVEELLPEICTLDCGTLNFGDGDTIYVSTPSQLRAGARRIQALGVKAELEIFDTGHLWFAKQMIKEGLLDNPLFQLCLGIPWGAPADTTTMKAMVDNLPADAVWAGFGIGRMQMPMAAQAVLLGGNVRVGLEDNLWLDKGVLATNGQLVERASEILSRLGARVMTPAEGRIKMGLTKRG, from the coding sequence ATGAACCACGACGTCATCATCACCTGCGCACTCACCGGTGCTGGCGACACGACCGCCCGAAGCCCTCACGTACCGGTCACGCCCAAGCAAATCGCGACCGCCGCGGTTGAGGCCGCCAAAGCCGGTGCCACCGTGGTGCACTGTCATGTGCGCGACCCACACACCGGTAAGTTCAGCCGCGACGTGGCGCTGTACCGCGAAGTGATGGAGCGCATTCGGGAGGCCGACATCGACATCATCGTCAACCTCACTGCTGGCATGGGTGGCGATCTGGAGATTGGCGATGGTGAGCACCCGATGGAGTTTGGTGCCAATACCGACCTGGTCGGCCCAATGACACGTCTGGCACATGTCGAGGAACTGCTGCCGGAAATCTGCACCCTCGACTGCGGCACCCTGAACTTTGGCGACGGCGACACTATTTATGTGTCCACCCCGTCGCAACTGCGCGCCGGCGCCAGACGTATCCAGGCGCTGGGCGTAAAGGCCGAACTGGAAATTTTCGACACCGGCCACCTGTGGTTCGCCAAACAGATGATCAAGGAAGGTCTGCTCGACAACCCGCTGTTCCAGCTGTGCCTGGGTATTCCATGGGGCGCACCCGCCGACACCACCACCATGAAAGCCATGGTCGATAATCTGCCCGCCGATGCGGTGTGGGCGGGCTTTGGCATTGGCCGCATGCAGATGCCGATGGCTGCGCAAGCGGTGTTGCTGGGCGGCAACGTCCGGGTCGGTCTGGAGGACAACCTGTGGCTGGACAAGGGCGTGCTAGCCACCAACGGTCAATTGGTGGAACGCGCCAGTGAAATTCTCAGCCGCTTGGGCGCACGAGTCATGACCCCGGCAGAAGGCCGCATCAAGATGGGCCTTACCAAGCGTGGCTAA
- a CDS encoding type II toxin-antitoxin system HipA family toxin, translating to MFEQVNVFYEGWGERWQWGTLVSTTALTGRPLIVFEYSNEARQRGLELSSYTLPLDGGRLRRDFPDHQLYLPGPVYDSLPDGWGMLLMDRLFRRRGLTTARIGPLERLAYIGSSAMGAMTFEPVAPEGQESDVHIPLEQLAADVKQVLRGNGGDFLQALLLVGGSPQGARPKALVYRDPETGGFTTAAKPGFEAWLIKFPAKEEHAEVCAIEMVYAECLRMCGIETPDTRYFNLPDGLAAFASKRFDRRDGLRIPMQSLAAFTGANYQSPGVLDYVNFLRATQMCTNDVREMARAFERAVFNVAFNNRDDHPKNFAYILSQDGQWKLSPAYDVTFCEGAGGYHQMDVMGEALEISRAQMLRLAEEAEMSPDAATGVIDGMCDVASRFTAIAENLCPQVITRDTLRMIQSRIDQNVARLHHSQADGGHGRFS from the coding sequence ATGTTTGAGCAGGTTAACGTCTTCTACGAGGGCTGGGGTGAGCGATGGCAGTGGGGCACGCTGGTCTCGACGACCGCTTTGACCGGTCGCCCGCTGATCGTGTTCGAATACAGCAATGAAGCCAGACAAAGGGGCCTGGAACTGTCCTCCTATACGCTGCCCCTGGATGGGGGCAGGTTGCGCCGAGACTTCCCGGACCATCAGCTGTACTTGCCAGGGCCTGTTTACGACTCGTTGCCGGATGGATGGGGCATGTTGTTGATGGACCGTCTTTTCAGGCGCCGCGGGCTCACCACCGCGCGCATCGGCCCTCTGGAACGGCTGGCCTATATCGGTAGCAGCGCAATGGGCGCCATGACGTTTGAGCCCGTGGCGCCCGAAGGGCAGGAATCTGACGTCCACATCCCGCTGGAACAGCTCGCCGCCGATGTGAAGCAAGTACTGCGTGGAAACGGTGGCGATTTCCTGCAGGCATTACTGCTGGTGGGTGGCTCGCCTCAAGGGGCAAGGCCCAAGGCTCTCGTCTATCGCGATCCTGAAACTGGCGGGTTTACCACTGCGGCTAAGCCGGGCTTTGAAGCATGGTTGATCAAGTTTCCGGCCAAAGAAGAACACGCAGAAGTGTGCGCCATCGAAATGGTCTACGCCGAGTGCCTGCGCATGTGCGGTATCGAGACCCCTGACACCCGGTACTTCAATCTGCCTGATGGCCTGGCAGCGTTTGCCAGTAAGCGATTTGACCGTCGCGATGGTTTACGTATACCCATGCAAAGCCTGGCCGCCTTTACGGGGGCAAATTACCAGTCTCCGGGTGTGTTGGACTACGTCAACTTTTTGCGGGCAACACAGATGTGTACCAACGATGTGCGAGAGATGGCACGCGCGTTCGAACGTGCCGTTTTCAACGTTGCGTTCAACAACCGAGACGATCATCCCAAGAACTTCGCCTACATCCTGTCGCAGGACGGTCAGTGGAAACTGTCGCCGGCTTACGACGTAACCTTCTGCGAGGGGGCAGGCGGATACCATCAGATGGACGTGATGGGAGAGGCGCTGGAGATTTCCCGCGCGCAAATGCTTCGGCTTGCCGAGGAAGCCGAGATGTCCCCGGACGCTGCAACTGGAGTGATTGACGGCATGTGTGACGTCGCGAGCCGGTTTACAGCCATCGCCGAGAACCTGTGCCCACAGGTTATTACTCGAGACACCCTGCGCATGATCCAGAGCCGCATTGATCAGAACGTAGCCCGGTTACACCACAGTCAGGCCGACGGCGGTCACGGGCGATTCTCATAA
- a CDS encoding choline ABC transporter substrate-binding protein yields MNRLISCSVLALSASALLSSNVMAADAASCQNVRMGVVNWTDVIATSAMTQVLLDGLGYKTKQTSASQQIIFAGIRDQRLDLFLGYWNPLMTQTITPFVEARKVKVLDKPSLEDARATLAVPTYLADKGLKSFADIARFEKELGGKIYGIEPGSGANTQIKAMIAKNQFGLGKFQLVESSEAGMLAAVDRAVRRKEAVVFFGWTPHPMNVNVAMTYLNGSDDALGPNEGMATVWTVTSPTYAEQCPNVHRLLTNLTFTAADESRMMQPLLDHKDALESARQWLKDHPQDQARWLKGVTTFDGKPAAANLQLSSQ; encoded by the coding sequence ATGAACCGACTGATTAGTTGCAGCGTGCTTGCACTCAGCGCCAGCGCTCTCTTGAGCAGCAATGTAATGGCGGCTGATGCCGCTTCATGCCAGAACGTGCGCATGGGTGTGGTGAACTGGACCGACGTGATCGCAACCAGCGCCATGACCCAAGTGTTGCTCGACGGCCTGGGTTACAAGACCAAACAGACCAGCGCTTCCCAGCAGATCATTTTCGCCGGCATCCGCGACCAGCGCCTGGATCTCTTTCTGGGCTACTGGAACCCGCTGATGACCCAGACCATCACGCCGTTTGTCGAAGCCCGGAAGGTCAAAGTGCTCGACAAACCGAGCCTGGAAGACGCTCGCGCCACCCTCGCCGTGCCGACTTACCTGGCGGACAAGGGCCTGAAGTCCTTTGCCGATATCGCCAGGTTCGAGAAGGAACTGGGCGGCAAAATCTACGGCATTGAGCCTGGTTCAGGCGCCAATACCCAGATCAAGGCGATGATCGCCAAAAACCAGTTCGGCCTGGGCAAATTCCAGTTGGTGGAGTCCAGCGAAGCCGGCATGCTCGCCGCCGTGGACCGTGCCGTACGCCGCAAGGAAGCCGTGGTATTTTTCGGCTGGACGCCGCACCCGATGAACGTCAACGTGGCGATGACTTACCTCAATGGCAGCGACGACGCCCTGGGCCCGAACGAGGGCATGGCTACGGTGTGGACGGTCACTTCGCCGACTTATGCCGAACAGTGCCCCAACGTGCATAGATTGCTGACTAACCTGACGTTCACCGCCGCCGACGAGAGCCGGATGATGCAGCCGCTACTGGATCACAAGGATGCTCTCGAGTCCGCTAGACAATGGCTCAAAGACCATCCTCAAGACCAGGCGCGCTGGCTTAAAGGCGTCACCACCTTCGACGGCAAACCGGCTGCGGCAAACCTTCAATTGAGCAGCCAATAA
- a CDS encoding PfkB family carbohydrate kinase translates to MPAKLFYTGQVVVDLVMAIDSLPPSGGDVLATSATFEAGGGFNVMAAACRNGLRTVYLGRHGQGRFGDIARQAMRDEGVEISTMPVPGEDTGLAVALVEASAERSFISYVGAEGGLSADDLQGVQVSAEDYVFVSGYSLAHKNKVTALLAWLGGLPSGTAVVFDPGPLVDGLHGVEMRAVLPLISLWSSNCEEALRFTQTRTPADALHRLASILREDALIVIRDGPAGCWLHHAGQTRLIPGFAVTAIDTNGAGDAHAGVLLAELARGSNVDRAALRANAAAAIAVTRRGPATAPGREEVDALVGADF, encoded by the coding sequence ATGCCCGCTAAATTGTTCTACACCGGCCAGGTCGTGGTTGACCTGGTCATGGCCATCGACAGCCTGCCGCCGTCGGGGGGAGACGTGTTGGCTACCAGCGCTACGTTCGAGGCCGGAGGCGGCTTCAATGTCATGGCCGCTGCGTGCCGCAATGGCTTGCGCACCGTTTATCTGGGTCGCCATGGCCAAGGCCGCTTCGGCGACATTGCTCGTCAGGCCATGCGCGACGAAGGTGTGGAGATTTCCACGATGCCCGTTCCCGGTGAGGACACCGGCCTGGCCGTTGCATTGGTGGAAGCCTCGGCCGAGCGCTCGTTCATCTCCTATGTGGGCGCTGAAGGTGGTTTGTCTGCCGATGACCTGCAGGGCGTGCAGGTCAGCGCCGAAGATTACGTATTTGTCAGCGGCTACAGCCTGGCACACAAAAACAAGGTCACGGCCCTGCTCGCCTGGCTGGGCGGATTACCCAGCGGCACTGCCGTGGTATTCGACCCGGGCCCATTGGTGGATGGGCTTCATGGCGTCGAGATGCGCGCCGTACTTCCGCTGATCAGCTTATGGTCCAGCAACTGCGAAGAAGCCCTGCGCTTCACGCAAACCCGGACGCCCGCCGACGCGCTCCACCGCCTGGCGTCCATTCTGCGCGAAGATGCGCTCATAGTGATTCGTGACGGCCCCGCAGGTTGCTGGCTCCACCATGCCGGACAGACGCGGCTCATACCCGGCTTTGCCGTCACGGCAATCGACACCAATGGTGCCGGCGACGCCCATGCCGGTGTGCTGCTGGCCGAGTTGGCCAGGGGCAGCAATGTCGACCGGGCGGCGCTGCGCGCCAATGCGGCAGCAGCGATTGCGGTCACACGCCGGGGGCCGGCGACGGCGCCTGGCCGTGAGGAGGTAGATGCGCTGGTGGGGGCCGATTTTTAG